The Dendropsophus ebraccatus isolate aDenEbr1 chromosome 10, aDenEbr1.pat, whole genome shotgun sequence genome has a segment encoding these proteins:
- the BRWD3 gene encoding bromodomain and WD repeat-containing protein 3 isoform X10 produces the protein MEAELYFLIARFLQSGPCRRSAQALAEELEEHQLIPERLDWQGSRHRRTYPDLVASNAHIPPNYLLKICERIGPILDQEIPQSVPGVHSLLGVGKQSLLRRAKEFKNSSWKPSGYAALHRGRPPELPVNYGRLLSVVKVASSRALTGCTRYQYIFPCSSYQHMKMHKRILGHLSSVYCIAFDRSGRRIFTGSDDCLVKIWATDDGRLLATLRGHSAEISDMAVNYENTLIAAGSCDKVVRVWCLRTCAPVAVLQGHTASITSIQFCPSAKGKTRYLTSTGADGAICFWQWNVDNMTFNDRPLKFAERSRPGVQISCSSFSSGGMFIATGSTDHIIRVYYLGSGEPEKIAELEAHLDKVVAVQFCNNGDRLSFVSGSRDGTARLWQYQQQEWRMIVLDMSTKMSGNNTSTTEDKGTKLKVTMVAWDRSDTTVITAVNNFLLKVWNSHNGQLLHILSGHDDEVFVLEAHPFDSRILLSAGHDGNIFVWDLEKGTKIRNYFNMIEGQGHGAVFDCKFSPDGQHFACTDSHGHLLLFGFGCSKAYEKIPEQMFFHTDFRPLIRDANNYVLDEQTQQAPHLMPPPFLVDVDGNPHPTRYQRLVPGRENCKDEQLIPQLGYVSNGNGDVVEQVIGQQTASQEESVLDGLIRVLQREQDQRLTEDEPSVENPSDNTANPSSGFMRSQSLDLSSPPNVGLRRSGQIEGVRQMHDNAPRSQMATERDLIAWRRRVVVNELHPGISRVQEDCRSAKGDMEIHLYNTEKRMKPSHPVQRSDYQVCSGRALRRVQKKRPHAYQTRSNMEHDSQNSTATTNGEDSQSSAEDEESRASSDASDGEAAAPWQTESSSSDTSSDYSDWTADAGINLQPPKRQTRQTTRKMCSSSEDENPTKEEDRQRRRKQTRKKKQNEFLSMEGEPSEEWIPPQWILDTIPRRSPFVPQMGDEVIYLKQGHEAYVRAVKKAKIYSVNMQKQPWNKTEVREQELLKVVGIKYEVGPPTLCCLKLAFLDPTSGQMSGESFSLKYHDMPDVIDFLILHQFYREAKERNWQIGDRFRSIIDDAWWFGTVECQQPFQMEYPDSLFQCYIVHWDNNERENMSPWDMEPIPEDSTLAAPYTMSMSGGGHVFSSG, from the exons GTGGCCTCCAATGCCCACATTCCTCCTAACTACCTGCTGAAGATCTGTGAGCGCATCGGGCCGATCCTAGACCAGGAGATCCCGCAGAGCGTCCCCGGGGTGCACAGCCTTCTGGGAGTAGGGAAGCAATCTCTTTTACGAAGAGCAAAAG AATTTAAGAATTCCTCATGGAAACCATCAGGATATGCGGCTCTGCACCGGGGCCGGCCGCCAGAACTTCCCGTCAACTATGGACGGCTGCTCAGTGTTG TAAAAGTCGCCTCGTCCCGGGCGCTGACCGGCTGCACCCGCTACCAGTACATCTTCCCCTGCTCTTCTTATCagcacatgaaaatgcacaagaGGATTCTGGGTCACCTGTCGTCTGTGTACTGCATAGCGTTTGACCGCAGTGGCAGGCGGATCTTTACT GGCTCCGATGACTGTCTGGTAAAGATCTGGGCCACTGATGATGGGCGGCTCCTTGCCACATTGCGGGGTCACTCTGCCGAGATCTCCGACATGGCCGTCAACTATGAGAACACGCTGATAGCGGCCGGCAGCTGTGACAAGGTGGTGCGGGTCTGGTGTCTGCGGACCTGTGCCCCAGTGGCTGTGCTGCAGGGACACACAGCGTCCATTACTTCCATACAG TTTTGTCCATCGGCAAAAGGTAAAACCCGATACCTCACATCCACTGGTGCTGACGGGGCGATCTGCTTCTGGCAATGGAACGTGGACAACATGACGTTCAA CGATCGACCCCTTAAGTTTGCAGAGAGGTCCAGGCCTGGAGTCCAGATCTCCTGTTCTTCGTTCAGTTCAG gagggaTGTTCATAGCTACAGGCAGCACAGATCACATCATAAGAGTGTATTACCTGGGGTCTGGGGAGCCAGAGAAGATAGCAGAGCTGGAAGCGCATCTG GATAAGGTGGTTGCTGTTCAGTTCTGCAATAATGGAGACCG CCTGAGCTTTGTCAGCGGTAGCAGAGATGGGACGGCGCGGCTCTGGCAGTATCAGCAGCAGGAGTGGAGGATGATTGTGCTGGACATGAGCACCAAGATGAGCGG GAACAACACGTCGACCACAGAGGACAAAGGGACCAAACTGAAGGTGACCATGGTGGCATGGGACCGCTCTGACACTACAGTCATCACAGCCGTCAACAACTTCCTGCTGAAAGTCTGGAATTCCCACAACGGGCAGCTGCTCCACATCTTATCT GGTCACGACGATGAGGTCTTCGTCCTGGAAGCGCACCCCTTTGACTCCAGAATCCTTCTCTCTGCCGGCCATGATGGAAACATTTTCGTCTGGGACCTTGAGAAAGGAACAAAGATCCGGAATTACTTCAACATG ATTGAAGGTCAGGGACACGGCGCTGTGTTTGACTGCAAGTTCTCACCTGACGGACAGCACTTTGCCTGCACAGACTCCCACGGGCACCTCTTGTTGTTTGGTTTTGGCTGCAGTAAAGCTTATGAGAAG ATCCCCGAACAGATGTTCTTCCACACCGACTTCCGACCATTGATTCGAGACGCCAATAACTACGTGTTGGACGAGCAGACGCAGCAGGCCCCGCACCTCATGCCGCCGCCATTCCTGGTGGATGTAGATGGAAATCCGCACCCTACTCGCTACCAGCGCCTGGTGCCAGGGAGAGAGAACTGCAAAGACGAACAACTAATCCCACAGCTCGGATATGTATCCAATG GTAATGGAGACGTGGTGGAGCAGGTGATCGGGCAGCAGACGGCCAGTCAAGAGGAAAGCGTCCTGGACGGTCTGATCCGAGTGCTGCAGAGAGAGCAAGACCAGAGACTGACGGAGGATGAGCCATCTGTGGAAAACCCCTCGGATAATACAGCCAACCCCAGCAGTGGAT TTATGAGGAGTCAGAGCCTGGACCTGTCGTCCCCACCCAATGTAGGTCTGCGTCGCAgcggacagatcgaaggagtccGCCAAATGCATGACAACGCCCCGAGAAGCCAGATGGCAACAGAGCGGGATCTAAttgcatggaggaggagggtggtggtGAACGAGTTACATCCTGGCATCAGCAG AGTGCAGGAGGACTGCCGATCTGCTAAGGGTGACATGGAGATCCATCTGTACAACACCGAGAAGAGGATGAAGCCATCACACCCAGTGCAGAGG AGCGACTATCAGGTGTGCAGCGGGCGTGCCCTGCGGAGGGTACAGAAGAAGCGTCCTCATGCTTACCAGACCCGATCCAACATGGAGCACGATTCGCAGAACAGCACTGCAACAACAAACGGGGAAGATTCTCAGAGCTCTGCAGAG GATGAGGAGTCACGTGCGTCCAGCGACGCGTCTGATGGAGAGGCAGCTGCTCCGTGGCAGACTGAGAGTTCCTCCAG CGACACCTCCAGCGATTATTCAGACTGGACGGCAGATGCCGGTATTAATCTCCAGCCCCCCAAGAGGCAAACGCGGCAGACTACACGGAAGATGTGCAGCAGTTCTGAGGACGAGAATCCCACCAAGGAGGAGGACCGTCAGCGGAGACGCAAGCAGACCCGGAAAAAG AAGCAGAATGAGTTCCTGTCTATGGAGGGGGAGCCCAGTGAAGAGTGGATTCCACCCCAGTGGATCCTGGATACGATTCCACGGCGCTCTCCTTTTGTCCCTCAGATGGGAGATGAG GTCATCTACTTGAAGCAAGGACATGAAGCGTACGTGCGAGCTGTAAAGAAGGCCAAAATCTACAGCGTTAACATGCAGAAGCAGCCATGGAATAAGACGGAGGTTAGG GAACAGGAATTACTGAAAGTTGTGGGGATTAAATATGAAGTGGGGCCCCCCACTCTGTGCTGCTTAAAGCTCGCCTTCCTGGACCCCACATCTGGCCAGATGAGCGGAGAATCGTTCTCACTCAA GTATCATGATATGCCAGATGTGATCGACTTTCTCATCCTCCATCAGTTCTATAGGGAAGCAAAGGAGAGAAACTGGCAGATCG GTGATCGCTTCCGCAGCATCATCGATGACGCCTGGTGGTTTGGGACAGTGGAGTGTCAGCAGCCATTCCAGATGGAGTACCCCGACAGTCTCTTCCAGTGTTACATAGTCCA TTGGGACAACAATGAAAGGGAAAACATGAGCCCGTGGGACATGGAACCGATCCCAGAAGACAGTACGCTTGCTGCTCCATATACTATGAGTATGAGCGGGGGTGGGCATGT TTTCTCTTCCGGATGA
- the BRWD3 gene encoding bromodomain and WD repeat-containing protein 3 isoform X11, translating to MEAELYFLIARFLQSGPCRRSAQALAEELEEHQLIPERLDWQGSRHRRTYPDLVASNAHIPPNYLLKICERIGPILDQEIPQSVPGVHSLLGVGKQSLLRRAKEFKNSSWKPSGYAALHRGRPPELPVNYGRLLSVVKVASSRALTGCTRYQYIFPCSSYQHMKMHKRILGHLSSVYCIAFDRSGRRIFTGSDDCLVKIWATDDGRLLATLRGHSAEISDMAVNYENTLIAAGSCDKVVRVWCLRTCAPVAVLQGHTASITSIQFCPSAKGKTRYLTSTGADGAICFWQWNVDNMTFNDRPLKFAERSRPGVQISCSSFSSGGMFIATGSTDHIIRVYYLGSGEPEKIAELEAHLDKVVAVQFCNNGDRLSFVSGSRDGTARLWQYQQQEWRMIVLDMSTKMSGNNTSTTEDKGTKLKVTMVAWDRSDTTVITAVNNFLLKVWNSHNGQLLHILSGHDDEVFVLEAHPFDSRILLSAGHDGNIFVWDLEKGTKIRNYFNMIEGQGHGAVFDCKFSPDGQHFACTDSHGHLLLFGFGCSKAYEKIPEQMFFHTDFRPLIRDANNYVLDEQTQQAPHLMPPPFLVDVDGNPHPTRYQRLVPGRENCKDEQLIPQLGYVSNGNGDVVEQVIGQQTASQEESVLDGLIRVLQREQDQRLTEDEPSVENPSDNTANPSSGCECHV from the exons GTGGCCTCCAATGCCCACATTCCTCCTAACTACCTGCTGAAGATCTGTGAGCGCATCGGGCCGATCCTAGACCAGGAGATCCCGCAGAGCGTCCCCGGGGTGCACAGCCTTCTGGGAGTAGGGAAGCAATCTCTTTTACGAAGAGCAAAAG AATTTAAGAATTCCTCATGGAAACCATCAGGATATGCGGCTCTGCACCGGGGCCGGCCGCCAGAACTTCCCGTCAACTATGGACGGCTGCTCAGTGTTG TAAAAGTCGCCTCGTCCCGGGCGCTGACCGGCTGCACCCGCTACCAGTACATCTTCCCCTGCTCTTCTTATCagcacatgaaaatgcacaagaGGATTCTGGGTCACCTGTCGTCTGTGTACTGCATAGCGTTTGACCGCAGTGGCAGGCGGATCTTTACT GGCTCCGATGACTGTCTGGTAAAGATCTGGGCCACTGATGATGGGCGGCTCCTTGCCACATTGCGGGGTCACTCTGCCGAGATCTCCGACATGGCCGTCAACTATGAGAACACGCTGATAGCGGCCGGCAGCTGTGACAAGGTGGTGCGGGTCTGGTGTCTGCGGACCTGTGCCCCAGTGGCTGTGCTGCAGGGACACACAGCGTCCATTACTTCCATACAG TTTTGTCCATCGGCAAAAGGTAAAACCCGATACCTCACATCCACTGGTGCTGACGGGGCGATCTGCTTCTGGCAATGGAACGTGGACAACATGACGTTCAA CGATCGACCCCTTAAGTTTGCAGAGAGGTCCAGGCCTGGAGTCCAGATCTCCTGTTCTTCGTTCAGTTCAG gagggaTGTTCATAGCTACAGGCAGCACAGATCACATCATAAGAGTGTATTACCTGGGGTCTGGGGAGCCAGAGAAGATAGCAGAGCTGGAAGCGCATCTG GATAAGGTGGTTGCTGTTCAGTTCTGCAATAATGGAGACCG CCTGAGCTTTGTCAGCGGTAGCAGAGATGGGACGGCGCGGCTCTGGCAGTATCAGCAGCAGGAGTGGAGGATGATTGTGCTGGACATGAGCACCAAGATGAGCGG GAACAACACGTCGACCACAGAGGACAAAGGGACCAAACTGAAGGTGACCATGGTGGCATGGGACCGCTCTGACACTACAGTCATCACAGCCGTCAACAACTTCCTGCTGAAAGTCTGGAATTCCCACAACGGGCAGCTGCTCCACATCTTATCT GGTCACGACGATGAGGTCTTCGTCCTGGAAGCGCACCCCTTTGACTCCAGAATCCTTCTCTCTGCCGGCCATGATGGAAACATTTTCGTCTGGGACCTTGAGAAAGGAACAAAGATCCGGAATTACTTCAACATG ATTGAAGGTCAGGGACACGGCGCTGTGTTTGACTGCAAGTTCTCACCTGACGGACAGCACTTTGCCTGCACAGACTCCCACGGGCACCTCTTGTTGTTTGGTTTTGGCTGCAGTAAAGCTTATGAGAAG ATCCCCGAACAGATGTTCTTCCACACCGACTTCCGACCATTGATTCGAGACGCCAATAACTACGTGTTGGACGAGCAGACGCAGCAGGCCCCGCACCTCATGCCGCCGCCATTCCTGGTGGATGTAGATGGAAATCCGCACCCTACTCGCTACCAGCGCCTGGTGCCAGGGAGAGAGAACTGCAAAGACGAACAACTAATCCCACAGCTCGGATATGTATCCAATG GTAATGGAGACGTGGTGGAGCAGGTGATCGGGCAGCAGACGGCCAGTCAAGAGGAAAGCGTCCTGGACGGTCTGATCCGAGTGCTGCAGAGAGAGCAAGACCAGAGACTGACGGAGGATGAGCCATCTGTGGAAAACCCCTCGGATAATACAGCCAACCCCAGCAGTGGATGTGAGTGTCATGTCTGA